A region from the Ciconia boyciana chromosome 1, ASM3463844v1, whole genome shotgun sequence genome encodes:
- the SMKR1 gene encoding small lysine-rich protein 1, whose translation MTSQAVKSSKPKRGKGKRSKKKAKKVVKEVDILSPAAMINAYYICHNVPACLEFWGFPWPGSPKKKGKKGK comes from the coding sequence gcCGTTAAAAGTAGCAAACCCAAGCGTGGCAAAGGCAAAAGAtccaaaaagaaagcaaagaaggtGGTGAAAGAAGTGGATATCCTCAGCCCAGCTGCCATGATCAATGCTTACTACATCTGTCACAATGTCCCTGCCTGCTTGGAGTTCTGGGGCTTTCCCTGGCCTGGCTCCCCcaaaaagaaggggaagaaaggaaagtaa